The proteins below are encoded in one region of Pseudoalteromonas ulvae UL12:
- a CDS encoding thiol:disulfide interchange protein DsbA/DsbL has protein sequence MKFVTGLILAALMSPFALMAADYEEGVHYEVISDRASKKPEVKEFFSFYCPACNNFEQVVYDLKTLLPKDIAFKKSHVDFMGGNTAENQQMLTQALATAEVLPQKDKIIAAIFNHYHGKRNKFNDVADVKDIFVAQGVDADKFDKLYQGFSVRTKAAKMKRDQDFFKEKGALASVPTFIVNGQYKINFGGKTGIASAEDMNKLITYLNNK, from the coding sequence ATGAAGTTTGTCACAGGATTGATTTTAGCAGCACTAATGTCACCGTTTGCATTAATGGCGGCCGATTACGAAGAAGGTGTGCACTATGAGGTGATTTCTGACCGTGCGAGTAAAAAACCAGAAGTAAAAGAGTTTTTCTCTTTTTACTGTCCAGCCTGTAATAACTTTGAACAAGTGGTGTATGACTTAAAAACGTTATTACCTAAAGATATCGCGTTTAAGAAAAGTCATGTTGATTTTATGGGTGGAAATACAGCTGAAAATCAGCAAATGTTGACCCAAGCACTTGCTACCGCTGAAGTCTTACCACAAAAAGATAAAATTATTGCGGCGATTTTTAATCATTACCACGGTAAGCGTAATAAGTTTAATGATGTTGCTGATGTGAAAGATATCTTTGTTGCACAAGGTGTGGATGCTGATAAATTTGATAAGCTGTACCAAGGTTTTTCGGTCAGAACTAAAGCGGCAAAAATGAAGCGCGATCAGGACTTCTTTAAAGAAAAAGGCGCACTTGCATCAGTGCCAACGTTTATTGTTAATGGCCAGTATAAAATTAACTTTGGCGGTAAAACAGGCATTGCCTCTGCAGAAGATATGAATAAGTTAATTACCTATTTAAACAATAAATAA
- a CDS encoding thiol:disulfide interchange protein DsbA/DsbL produces MIKKISLTLLMCLMPLAVWAGQFEAGKHYVEINTAKSAKPQVTEFFSYYCPHCYKMEPVAIALAQQLPAGVELQKSHVDFLRGLNKEQQTILSRGYLVAKEKGVADKMSAAIFNYIHRDRAQFDSIKDVRDLFVLNGFEGKEFDDLAFTMPIEAQINEMAAAQTKYSDLGALSGVPTFIVNGKYKVNYHEVSSQEEFNQLVSFLLEK; encoded by the coding sequence ATGATTAAAAAAATTTCACTGACTTTATTAATGTGCCTGATGCCTTTAGCTGTTTGGGCTGGTCAGTTTGAGGCTGGCAAACATTATGTCGAAATCAATACCGCCAAAAGTGCCAAGCCACAAGTTACCGAGTTTTTCTCTTATTACTGTCCGCACTGTTACAAAATGGAGCCGGTAGCGATTGCATTAGCGCAACAATTACCTGCAGGAGTTGAGCTACAGAAAAGCCACGTCGACTTTTTGCGTGGATTGAATAAAGAGCAGCAAACGATTTTATCTCGTGGTTATTTAGTTGCTAAAGAAAAAGGGGTTGCTGATAAAATGAGTGCCGCTATTTTTAACTATATTCACCGTGATCGCGCTCAGTTTGATTCAATCAAAGATGTGCGTGACCTGTTTGTGCTCAATGGCTTTGAAGGCAAAGAGTTTGATGATTTGGCGTTTACTATGCCAATTGAAGCGCAAATCAATGAAATGGCGGCAGCACAAACAAAATACAGTGATTTAGGTGCGTTATCTGGCGTGCCTACCTTTATCGTAAATGGTAAATACAAAGTGAATTACCATGAAGTGAGCTCTCAAGAAGAGTTCAATCAACTAGTTAGCTTTTTACTAGAAAAATAA
- a CDS encoding serine/threonine protein kinase, giving the protein MSQFNFNDLTPDLILDAVESVGIYAESGLLALNSYENRVYQFKAEDGLRYVAKFYRPERWSAQQIKEEHAFAFELADAEVPVVAPILRDNESLFSHQGYLFTLFPSVGGRIFEVDNLDQLDVLGRLIGRMHQTAKAKPFSHRPTITTQEYLHQARAHLVASDLIPMTLTTSFYTILDLVIEHVAQQYHAADLIRLHGDCHAGNIMWTNDQLRFVDLDDSRMGPAIQDLWMMLSGDRQNQLMQLDTLVAAYEEFCPLDAKQFKLIEPLRALRMVHYMGWVAKRWQDPAFPRNFPWFASDKYWEQQILALKEQLSALQEPALSLMP; this is encoded by the coding sequence ATGAGTCAATTTAATTTTAATGATTTAACCCCTGACCTTATTTTAGATGCGGTCGAGTCTGTGGGTATTTATGCCGAATCAGGATTGCTGGCGCTTAATAGCTACGAAAACAGAGTCTATCAATTTAAGGCAGAAGATGGTCTTCGTTATGTCGCAAAGTTTTACCGTCCTGAACGCTGGAGCGCGCAGCAGATCAAAGAAGAGCATGCATTTGCTTTTGAGCTTGCGGACGCTGAAGTGCCAGTTGTCGCGCCGATTTTGCGAGATAACGAGAGTTTATTTAGTCACCAAGGTTATTTGTTTACGTTATTTCCAAGTGTGGGCGGGCGAATTTTTGAGGTCGATAACCTCGACCAGCTTGATGTGCTTGGACGACTTATTGGTCGGATGCATCAAACAGCGAAAGCTAAGCCATTTAGCCATCGCCCAACTATTACGACTCAAGAATATTTGCATCAAGCACGCGCGCATTTGGTGGCAAGTGATTTGATCCCCATGACACTCACCACTTCGTTTTATACCATTTTAGATTTAGTGATTGAGCATGTTGCGCAACAATACCATGCGGCTGATCTCATTCGCTTGCATGGTGACTGTCATGCAGGCAATATTATGTGGACCAATGATCAGCTAAGGTTTGTTGACTTGGACGATAGTCGCATGGGGCCAGCTATCCAAGATTTATGGATGATGCTCAGTGGCGATCGCCAAAACCAGCTGATGCAGCTTGATACGTTAGTTGCAGCGTATGAGGAGTTTTGTCCTTTGGATGCGAAGCAATTTAAGTTGATTGAGCCTCTTAGAGCGCTTCGTATGGTGCATTACATGGGGTGGGTTGCTAAACGTTGGCAAGATCCTGCTTTTCCACGGAACTTTCCGTGGTTTGCATCAGACAAATACTGGGAACAACAAATCTTAGCTCTAAAAGAGCAATTATCAGCATTACAAGAGCCTGCGCTTAGTTTAATGCCTTAA